The DNA segment GGACTTCCTTAATAGCCGCCTTTGCCTTCCGGCAAAAAATCGCGGCGTCAAATTCTTTAGAAACAGAAATAAGATCAATCAAATGGTGCGGACATTTTTTAAGATATTCATCGGATGGCTTATTATTCGCGACGGAAACATCACGGTAGACTTGCATGGAATCGCAGGAGATGATCTCACCGTTGATTTTCTTAGCTAAATATAGGGCAACGGACGACTTTCCGACCGCTGTCGGGCCGACAATAAAAACAATTCTTTTAAGATTCATAAATGATCTTAAGGATAGATTTGGGTAGGATAACCGAGTTGCGCTAACCGCAATCTTAAGTTTTGGGCTTCTTCTAAAAGGGATAATTTTCCGACGCGAACACGATAGAATTTCTGGCCTTTAGGATCTACGGTTTCGACGATGTAAGCATATTCATTCTTTTGTTTTAGCTCTTTGGCTAGGTGGTCAGCGCGCGTTTTATCTAAGAAAGCTCCTACTTGGACGGCAAAATATTGCTTCTCTTCTAGAAGTTGTTTGGCGATCTTCGCTTCAAGGCTTTGAGGAAAACCTTCCGTGATCTTTTCTAAATATTCCTTGGCTTCTTTCCAATGCGTTAATTTCAAATGAGCTCGGGCTAATTTCAGATAAATAAGGCTTAAATATTCGGACTTAGGATTTTTAGATAAAAACTCTTCGGCAACCTTAAGCGCGCCGTCATATTGTTGATCTAGTAAAAGAGCGTCAATAAAACCGAGATACGCCTGATCGCGCATCCGCTCTTTCGGAAAACCGCTGATCAGAAGCTGAAAAGTATCACGGGCTTCCTTATATCTCATTAGTTGGATTTGACTCAAGCCAAGATAGTAAAGTCCTTGGTCAAATTCTGCTTTAGAAGGTTTTGTTTTTAGAAATTGCTGGGAGAGCTGTTCAACTTGGGCGTAATCTTCTCTCATAATAGCTGTTTCAATATCCGTAAGCCGGCTATTGGACGCGCCCAACAGAAAAAAAGAAACTGTTAGAAGAGAGATCTTTTGAAGAAATCTTGACGGCACACTTGACATGGGTGTTATCTTAACAAAAAGGGTTCGCTTTTTCCATTAAAAAATAACATCGGAGAAATAAGAGCGGCTCCGATTTGTAAGCAAATCGGAGCCGCTCTTTTAAAATTCTGAAAATGATCAACGACAGCTATTTGCTGTCTTCCAGCGGATCATCGCCTGAATCGTCATCGAGATCATCATCTGCGCTATCATCCGTCGTATTTTTACTACCCGAGCGATGCTCCTCAATATATTTCTTGCGTTCTTCCGGCGTCATATTGGATAATTTTTCCCGGCGCTGTTTACGCTTCTCCAGAAAAGCCTTGCGCTCTTCGGGCGTCATATTTTTTAATTTTTCTTCCCATTGCGCCCGGCGCTGTTTACGCTTTTCCAAAAATGCTTTGCGTTCTTCCGGCGTCATGTTTTTTAATTTCTCTTCCATCTTCGCCTTGCGCTCTTTCATGCGTTCTTTAGCTTTCGCTTTTTGTTCCGGGGTCATCTTGTCCCAATGCTCAGCCGCTTTGGGATGATTTTTCTTAAAACGCTCCGCTCTTTCTTCAACCGAGCGGCGATGTTTCTTGCTGCTTTCAGTTCCACTGCTTTTTTCGGCAAAAACGATCCCTGAAAAATTTAAAAATAACACGGCAACAAAGCCGCTGACAACTAATCTGGTCAATTTATTCATAAACCCTCCTTTAAGTTATTAAGACTATCCTTTAAGAGCGTTTTTAAGATCATCGATCAAGTCCGTGCATCCTTCGATCCCGCAAGAAATACGGATCGTCTCCTTAGTGATCCCTGAGGCGAAAAGCGCCTTTTCTCCCATTGACGAATGGCTCATCAGCCACGGATGTTCGATTAAAGACTCCACGCCGCCTAAAGATTCGGCGAGGGAAAAATATTTTAACTTGCCAAAGAATTTATCCAGAGAAACTTTTCGAGTATTAAGCTCAAAGGCTAACATTCCACCAAAACCTTTCATCTGCTTTTCTATTAAGGCCTGTTGCGAATGACTTTTTAATCCCGGATAATAAACTTTTTTAACGTTAGGATGGCTTTCTAAGAATTCAGCGATCGCTAAGGCATTGACCTGATGCGCTTCCATGCGTTGCGCTAATGTTTTAACACCGCGCAAGACAAGCCAGCTGTCAAACGGCGGCTCCGCGACACCTAATGCATTAACAAAATAACGTAGTTCCTGTTCGATTTTTTTATTACCGTAAATAATGGCGCCACCGACCACATCACTATGCCCATTAAGATATTTGGTGGTGGAATGAATGATCACATCAACGCCAAATTCAAAAGGCCTTTGAAAATAAGGCGACAAAAACGTATTATCCACAACGGTTAATATCTTCTTCTTTTTAGCGATATTAACAACCGCCTCGATATCAACAATGTTAAGAAGCGGATTAGACGGCGTTTCGATCCAGATCATTTTTGTTTTTGAGTGAACAGCCTTTTTAATGGCATTTAAATCTCTCATATTAATGAAAGAGAATTTGATGTTCATCTTGGTAAAAACATACCGAAATAAACGGTAAGACCCGCCATAAATATCATCTCCAGTCACTACGTGATCGCCCGGCTTTAGATAAAATAAAACAGCTGTAATAGCAGCCATCCCGGTTGCGGTCGCCGAAGCACCCGTACCATTTTCCAGCGCAGCTAAGTTTTCTTCCAGAGCAGTGCGTGTCGGGTTCCCGCTACGCGTATAATCATATCCTTTATTTTTGCCTAAGGCATCAAAGCGAAATGTTGACGTCGGATAGATCGGTGTAATGACCGAGTTATAGCTTTTATCCTTGTTAACGCCCTTATGAACAGATGCTGTCCTAATATCCATATGCTCCTCTTTATTCGTTCGGGACAAAAACAAATCCCATTGTTTTTTTGGTTTGTGGATCTTGAATTCTTGACGTCATTTTTTGCCGCTGGCCTTCATCGCCATCCGCTTCAAACTTCACAACCAGCTTCCAGGAAGGTTTAGAACGGTTATGTACTTTCGCGATCAATTCCTGGCCTAAAAAACACCCCTTAGTGTACGATACAAATTCATATTCATCAACATTTAATAGCAAGTCGTCTTTATAATCAACACCATGGACCGGGATATTATTTTGCAATCGAAATAATGTGAATTCTTCATCCGAAACATTCGACAAGAGGTCTTTCTTTGTAATAATAAGCTGGCCCTTCTTCTGCGGGATAAGGCATTCACCCTTTTCGCCCCTGTAGCTTTCGGTCAGGTCAAAATAGACGCGATTATCTTCTTTTTGGACCACGGCCTTGCTTAAACGAATGAATTTATCTAAATGGGTCAGAAGCCCTTGGAGAGCACCGTGTTCAATGACGATGAGAAATTTATCATCGCCCGCCTTTACCTGGTCAAATGTGGCGATTATTTTTCCGTGAACAGCTAAGAAAGCATTGCGCGGTTTGTCTAAAGTGTTTGAAGTAATTCCATTTAAGAATTTCTCGGAATTACCGGAAACACCCAGAACGGCTTTGTCCAAAGCGTAAAGTTTTGACATTTCTTTATCCCGTTTTAACGCGCAAAAAGGCTCTCGGAAAATATTTTTTGCCAGCAAAAAATATTTTCCGAAAAAACGATCCCAAGATATCTTAAATTTTATTTCTCAGGCTTTGCCCTAAACGCCGGATCAAACCCTAAGTCCTTAACAAGGCTAGCGGCTTTTTCGTTTGTGTCAATTTTCCAGCTGGTAATTTGAGTATAACCTTTGACGAGAGGAAAGAGGATAAAAACAGTTTCGTAGACTTCATTGTCAACAATAATGGCGATCTGCCTTTTTGTATTTGCCGTGGTTATTTCGGCAAGTTTTTGGGAGCCTTGATCGGTGAA comes from the Candidatus Omnitrophota bacterium genome and includes:
- a CDS encoding tetratricopeptide repeat protein → MSSVPSRFLQKISLLTVSFFLLGASNSRLTDIETAIMREDYAQVEQLSQQFLKTKPSKAEFDQGLYYLGLSQIQLMRYKEARDTFQLLISGFPKERMRDQAYLGFIDALLLDQQYDGALKVAEEFLSKNPKSEYLSLIYLKLARAHLKLTHWKEAKEYLEKITEGFPQSLEAKIAKQLLEEKQYFAVQVGAFLDKTRADHLAKELKQKNEYAYIVETVDPKGQKFYRVRVGKLSLLEEAQNLRLRLAQLGYPTQIYP
- a CDS encoding PLP-dependent aspartate aminotransferase family protein → MDIRTASVHKGVNKDKSYNSVITPIYPTSTFRFDALGKNKGYDYTRSGNPTRTALEENLAALENGTGASATATGMAAITAVLFYLKPGDHVVTGDDIYGGSYRLFRYVFTKMNIKFSFINMRDLNAIKKAVHSKTKMIWIETPSNPLLNIVDIEAVVNIAKKKKILTVVDNTFLSPYFQRPFEFGVDVIIHSTTKYLNGHSDVVGGAIIYGNKKIEQELRYFVNALGVAEPPFDSWLVLRGVKTLAQRMEAHQVNALAIAEFLESHPNVKKVYYPGLKSHSQQALIEKQMKGFGGMLAFELNTRKVSLDKFFGKLKYFSLAESLGGVESLIEHPWLMSHSSMGEKALFASGITKETIRISCGIEGCTDLIDDLKNALKG